In Lolium rigidum isolate FL_2022 chromosome 7, APGP_CSIRO_Lrig_0.1, whole genome shotgun sequence, the DNA window GGAAGGTGCGACATAGCAGTTGATGCGTCGAGCGAAAGTGACTTGCAACAGAAAGGTTTTAGCTGCTACGGCTACTCCATTACAGAAAGCACAGCGTCGTCCATTCTCTTTACCATCTACCACTACATCTATGTATATCCACCGACCATTCTCTTTACCAGCTAGTACTAGCTACCCCGATCACGCATGCTTGTAGCATTTGATACAAAAAAATCCACCAACCATACATTTCAAAATCGGTTCGCAATGACGCGGCGGCTGCGCCGGCCCTCTCGATCGCCTCCGGCCGTTTTGATATCCAGCTACCTAGCTGGACTGGTGGACTTGCGTGAGCTCATGATCCACAAAAAACTAAAGGTGTtccttattcctcctttcttccaTTTCCCACTTTTTGTAACATATCTGGGAAACTAAAGGTGCTCCTTTTCTCGCCGTAATCTGAATTCCCATCCGCCACAAATCATTGCCGCTTTTGGAACTTAGCACTCGCTCACCCCCACAGCCCACCAGCTCCATTCCTCTGTAACCATTAATTAACCATCTTCCATTTATGTTTTCTATGAGATCATTAACCACCTTTCAAcagtcgggcgacgacggtgtttgagcattgttcccttcttggaggcgtcgttttttggagagtctgtaattcaggtgttgtcttggcggtggatgtattgctgttgttaggccggagatactatagcgggacttttgtttcttagttttcttttcctttttttaccTGTgtacatccgtagtgccattagggtggtgcgttgttgctagGATCTAGctagttgttgcagaggctagatgtaattggtatcttcttgatattaatatattccctttatcgaaaaaatgagaTCATTAACCACCTTTCAACAGTCAGGCTTACGGTTCCACCGTGACAGTCCTTACACTGACCAACTCGACACTAAGTACACTGTAACTAACTGTACAGGTAGTTCTGCTCCCGGCCGACAACACTCAGCTTGTCAGTCTTCACACTGATCAATgatgatctcctcctcctcctcttaacCCTACACTCAGCAGTTCCCTTCTCACAATTCCCTGGGGATATATATACCTCCTCTGCGCACACTGCCCAGAGCTCCTCCCTCAATTTTCCATCCTCTTCACAATTGCAAGCTACAACACCCAGCTGCCAGCTAGCTCGGAACCAAAACCACCTTGATCACGCTAGCTAGCTTCATCAATCAGCTTCTCACTTAGTGCAGCATCGACCGGCCATGGCGATGAAGGACTGCGGCGGGCACaagggcggcggcagcgggtgtgaGTGCCACAAAAGAAAGCTCTACCGCAAGTGCTGCGGCTTCCTCCTGGCCGTCATCCTCCTCGCCCTCTTCGTCATCCTCGTCGTCTACCTGGTCCTCCGCCCCCACAAGCCCCAGTTCTACCTGCAGGACCTGGCCGTGCTCTGCCTCAACGTCACGCCCCCCGCCTCCGCCTACCTCTTCACCACCATGCAGGCCACAGTGGCTGCCCGGAACCCCAACGACCGCGTCGGCGTCTACTACGACTCCGCCGACGTGTACGCGCAGTACAAGGGCGTGGCCATCACCGTGCCCACCCGCCTCCCCGTCGCCTACCAGGGCCACCGCGACCAGTCGGTGTGGTCGCCGTACCTCAGGTCCATGGACAACGTCATGCTGTCGCCGGACCTTGCCGTCGCGCTTGCGCAGGACGAGACGGCCGGCTACGTGCTCATCGACATCCGCGTCGACGGCTGGGTGCGGTGGAAGGTCGGCACGTGGATCTCCGGCCACTACCACCTCCGGGCCAACTGCCCGGCGCTCATCAGGGTTAACGAAGGGAAGGGCAGCTACGGCGCGACCACTGGTGGCGGGACTGACTACTTCCGGTTCCAGCAGGCGGCGGCCTGCAACGTCGACGTCTGATTCCATTAGTTCGCCGCCGTCGATCCGAGAGAAGGGAACTGATACCTTGTAGTTCCTTCTTCCTTTTCCACTTTTTGACTTGCTGTTCGTTTCAGCAGAATCGGTTAATTAAAGAATTGATTGAATACTCAAGAGCTTAAATTATTGCCCTGTCCTTTGGAAATTCACCTCTATTTTTTGAAGAGTTTTTCTTTGGAATCGGGCTGGTTTGATTGGTTGGAGTAGCCTTAAAGTGGAAGGGAAACTACTGAAAAGGAACGGAACAGGGAGTAAACGTGAAGATTCGATCGTGCATACGGCTTAACTTGCAGTACACTACTCCTTGCGActgactagctagctagctatgtACACACTTGCTCATATTAAGCGTGTTAAGTCATCGTGTAATTACCCCAAGCATTTTTTTCATTTCGTTTTTACGAAGGAGATCGACGAGCTTAGACGTTCTTCGTTGCTTGTGCTTGACAGATACGGACTTTTCTACTCGATCTCGACTCTTAGCTCTAAGTGTGTTGCTTTGAAAACGATCTGATCACGAAATTCTCCTACTTAATCAATCGCTGAGTTGGACAGTTAGCTGGATCGGGCGCTTGGCTGGAAACCGGGGCACGTCACCGGCGCACACACATGCTGATGGTGACGCGGCCGCGATTATCTCCTCGCCATCTTGCGAGGAATTTCTGCACACACATAGTCTAGCATTGACTCAAAGGTCCCTTCACAATTTTGTACGTGCATATTCTTCATCAATCATCGTCACACAGAAGATCGAAGATTTCCTTTGATTGTCAAAAGAGTACTCCTCAGTCGGCAAGGGTAAGGGTGCTCCGAGCTGTCGTCGCCGGAGAGATTTACGATTTTCTCGTCATCTTTGCTGCTGCATACCCTAGAACCGCAGTTGATATTGATGGGTGCCCCAATATCTTGGCTTGTCTATATCGACGCGATGTTTATGTGTCTTGTTTCAAATATTCGTTTGTGTCGTTTTGTGGTCTCTTGTGTTTGTTAAAGTGAGTGGGGTATGTTGTTCGGGTTTCTATTTAGCTTGGCTGTGGGTGTGGGGGGGTGTGCTGTTTGCGTAGGTTTGGTTTTGTTGTCGTAGATTTTCACCTGATCTTTTTTTATAAAAATGGCACTCTCTTCATCATTAATAGAGATAAGGGGAATCTTTTTCCTccgttttatttttaaaaaaccaCTCTTCAGTTGCGGGTGGTTCACGTAGAAATTCACGGCGGCTAGCTTGAAACATGAATGATAGCTTAGAATTAGAGGCCTAGCTAGCTAGTGAAATTACTGAAGTAACCATGAATGAATGGTGCTCTATTTCTGAACCCAATTCAGATCGTTTGCTCAGCTGTAACTCCGAGGTATAGTCAAACAGGTAATGCGCACTGAAACAGGCACTCAGTCGCCAGCAGCAAGAAGAAGAAACTTGACTTATGTAGCGCTGAATTAATTATGTTTAGCGGTGATGTATAGGAGTAACGAACAAGAGAGCTTTCCGAGTGGCAAAAGGTGCTGGCCGGTGAGACGTCTACATCAAACGAAGGAGCGAACCCAAAGGAAGCTGCTATAGTGGACGACCAAaagtataagggcatctccaacgggacaaGGGACGATGTAAATCGGACGTCCAAAATATCCACGCGCGTCCGTTTACATCAGttaaaatggtcgaaatcgactgcTGCACGTTCGTTTGCATCGGGTGGTTCCGGCGGCACCATGAATTTTTTTCGATTTTGCATTTGTTcaacataaaaatataatttacatagtaaagaaagaaaaataaaaatataaaacctaACGCCTGCGCCTACTCGTCGTCGTCGATCACGACGAAATTCGGTACCGGCCACGGCCAGTTGGGAACCCGCGAAACATACGCCGGTgctgccggtggtggtggaggtggagcagcccacgccggtggtggaggttgagTAGCCCACgcgggtggtggaggtggagcagcccacgccggCGGTGATGGAGCATCCCACGccgatggtggaggtggagccgccCACGGATTGTACGGCGGAGTTGGAGGCTGCTGTTGCGGTTGCGGGGCCGAGTCCTCGAGCGCCcgtcgtagggcctcttcctccgtgaggcccggCGGCTTGATTCCGGTGGCGTACGGGGCAGCGGCGGTtgcaccggtcggtccacctccgagacAAGGACACCGAGCCTCTCGATCTCGTCGTCGGGTACTTGAACTTCCAGCCCACTGCCATGGCCGCCTCatcgctgtcgtccttggcctcctcgttgtggttgGCCAGCGCGTCATTGTCGTCGTCGTCTTgtggaggcgccggcggctgcCGTGTTCGATGAAGAGGCGGCGTGGATGATCAAACGGGAAGTCCCTGTTACCGAGGAAGCCCGCCTGCCTCCTCAGATCATTCTCGGCCTTGCACCAGGTGcgccagctgtcggagtcgaCGGTGAAggcgggatcggcgcggaggtctggcggcaggtaccgccgccTGCGTTGGATCTCGACACTCCTCCCTGGCTCGCGCGGAGGCACAAGTGGGACAGGCACCCGGAGGTGGCTGAGCCACCAGCCGGCGCACGACGTCTAGTTCTTGTACATGAGCCGCGCCACCTCGACGGGCAGCGGCCTGTGCgcccgctccgccttcttggtgccgctgccggatgcctcggagtcgtgcttcttctttcccatggttATGCGGTGGCGCACGGTGGTGtggggtgggagtggaggtgtcgcTGGTGTGGGCAATGGCAGGGATGGTGCCGGTCGACTTTTAAGGCCGGGCGCGCGTAGGACACGATGCCATtgatggcggcgcagaagcctaGCCGCCCACCAGTGCACGGGCAGAATAGGCAGCCGCGACAATGATGGCGAAGGCCGCAATGCagacgcagacgcggaagcgatgaCCATGGAAGCAATGCGCTCGATACAGCCCTATGGCTCGCTGCTAGGTGGGCCCGGTGgaaaagcgagcggtcacttgaGGCGTTTGCGCAGCGTCCGCCGCGATGCATCCCATGTGCctgcgtttgcgtctccgcgaatgGCCCGGTCAATATGCGTCGGGCCACTGGACCTGGTTCCTGAAGCATTTTAGGCCCAcgtggacgcaaacggtcgctcaacgtctGTTTGCGTTGCCCCGTTGGAAATGCACTAACTGATAGGAAAATGCTTGCGTACAACCGGGGAATCGACGCGCTATATCCTCTGAACGCGCGACCGTCTGATAAGACGTATTTTTTAAACGGGGGCATTCATTGAGCAGATGGTGGCCGGTTTTTAGGAGAAAGTCaggcgaaaaccaacaacaatAGTGCCAAAGCACACCCACAACCACAACACACTCCGCCACAAGGGGCACACCTAGCCACCCTGGCTACTCACAAAAGCTACACAAGAAGCTCCAgtcggcctatgccaaacagatggctctcCGAGGAGAGACCGACAACTCCGATTCTGAAGACGAGCCTcggagaggagatgcgcaagacaAGCGCCAAATAGGACCTTCACCAGACCGccctcgaaggtcatcgtacactGCCCAAGGCCAGCTTCGACTTCACATGAAGAGGAGATCACCACGAAGACATTCGGACACGCCGGAACAGAGCCGACTAACATGACCTTGCCGCAAGCAAACCTTGGTCACCATCATCGTCGTTGCCTCACCAGGCTCCACCCGGAAAACCCGCATCTCTGGTTGACCTCATGCCAACCCAGATGCCCTATGTGTCCAGCCCGCCAGAGTGCGCGAAGAGGATCACCAacttcaagacgacgccctcaagaggggaaACGACAAAGAATCGACGTCGTCGTCAGATCCCGCAGGATCTAGGCTTTCACCTGAAGACGTGAACCCGAGGCAGAAAAGGTCGGAGAGCACCGTCCGATGAGACTTGACCCGCGCATTCGCGGTGTTGTCTTTGGCCCCACCCCCACAAGCATCCACCGCCCTCCAAGCGGGAATATCTCTTCTTCCTTATCCTTTCGCAGCGTGCGTTCCGCTCCAATTTCTCCCTCTTCTACTTCCCCCTCGTCCGACAGCTCGTCCTTCCACCGCTCTCTCTCTCCATCGCAAGACGTCCCACCGTCGGTGATGCCCCAATTTCTCCCTCTTCTGGTTCCCCCTCGTCCGATCATGA includes these proteins:
- the LOC124677991 gene encoding NDR1/HIN1-like protein 12 — translated: MAMKDCGGHKGGGSGCECHKRKLYRKCCGFLLAVILLALFVILVVYLVLRPHKPQFYLQDLAVLCLNVTPPASAYLFTTMQATVAARNPNDRVGVYYDSADVYAQYKGVAITVPTRLPVAYQGHRDQSVWSPYLRSMDNVMLSPDLAVALAQDETAGYVLIDIRVDGWVRWKVGTWISGHYHLRANCPALIRVNEGKGSYGATTGGGTDYFRFQQAAACNVDV